Within Bradymonas sediminis, the genomic segment GCGATGGAGATGATGCTCACCGGTGAGCGGCTAAGCGCCGAAGAGGCGGTTGAATACGGGATTCTCAACCGGGCGGTGGCGCCCGAGAAGTTGAATGAGACCGTGGAGGCGCTCGCCTCGCGCATCGCCGGGTTCTCGCCGGCGGTGCTGAAGTTGGGGCGACGCGCGTTTTATAAGACCCAGGATATGACCTTTGAGCAGGCGCTGGCGACCCTGCAAAACGAGCTCACCATCAACACGCTCACCGATGACGCGACCGAGGGCATCATGGCGTTCCTGGGCAAGCGCGACCCCGAGTGGACGGGGCGATAACCGGCCCCTGCCCGGCGCTCAGTTGGCTTAGCTCAGCGAGTCAGGCTCGACCAACGTGACGCGGCCGCCGGCGTTCTCGATGACGCTCTTGAACTCGGCTGCGCGCTCCTGGCTGATGCCCCAGGCGATCAGGCAGGGGGCGCGCTCGATGAGCTTGGTTGCGTCGAAATAGCTGACATCCAAGAGGATGCTTAAGACCTGGCGCATGCTCTTGTCGCTATACCCGGGGTGGCGAAGCACGACGTCGACCAGCGGGGTGGTCGCGTCGTCGCGGCGAATGCGCGGATCGGTATAGTCCCCGGGGCGTAGCGCATCGGAGGTGATATCCTCGACGTCCAGCGCGCCGCCGCCAAACGAGAGGACGACGTTGCCGGAGGCGTTGCTCTCGGTCGCAGCCTCGTTGGACGCCGGCGCGACCGCTGCGCCAAACGAGCGGCGTGATATACGCTCTGGTTCGGCAGGCCTCGCAGCGCGGCTCACCGGCTTTTTATCCCCAACCGCGGACTTGCCGCCGAGCGCTTCCACCAATGGAAGGCCAAAGTCATTGAATTTCTTAATCCGCTCGAAATAGCGCCCGAGGTCGCCCGCGATTTCGCCGGTTTCGGTTTCGATATTTGAGCGCATCATCAATTTGATGCTCGCGGGCACTGAGTTCTTGAGTGATTTCGCGTCGGCGAAGTCCCCGGCGAGCAGGACGACGTCAAAGCGAATCGGGAGGGCCTGGGCGAAGGCTGCGAGGAGCGAGGACTCTGCGTCCTTCGTCGGCTTTTCCTTGAGGTCGATATCGGCGTGGATAACCCCGTCGCGCACGGCCACCCGAAAGGCCTGAAGTCCCGGATTATCCGTCGCGGATGAATCGCGCTCGGTGTCAGCCTTTAGCGAGGGGCTCTCCGAAGAACTCCCATCCCCGATCGTTTCAAAAGGATTACTTGAAGTATTACTGTCGACGGGATCGACCGATTTCGCCGGGGCCTCGTACTCTTTTTTGGGGCCTGAACCGAATTCATCCGCCAAAACGCTCGCACGCGCGCCATCTTCGGCGGCGGCGATATGGTCCGCGACGCGAAGAAACGCCTCAATCACCGCTTTGGCTTTTGCCAGAGAAATCCCCTCTGCGCTCAGCGTCCAGGGGCTGTTGGTGGTCTCCGATGACCAGTTCGCGCCGCTAAGGGTGTTCAAGTAACCCTTTAGGGATTGCGCGTACTCGCTATCAGCACCGGGCACGGCGTATTGGGTATGAACCCCGATATGCTGCGCCGACGGCGTGACTAGAACCCGCAAAAAACCGCGGCGCGTAAAGCGCGTAAGGGTTTGAAACCAGGGGCGGTCGTCCTGGGGCGTCGTCGGGTCCACCGGAGGGCTGCTCGACTCGATATCGATGTTCAGGCTGCTAAAGAGCGCGCGCCAGGCTTCTGTTTTTTCGCTTGTCGTCATTATTTATATTTGGGCAGAGCTTTAAGAATTAGGGTCATCTTCAGCGTCGGTGCGCTCAGGCGTTGAAAGCCCGGGAGGCTTCGGGATCGAGAGCTTTCGCGGGGCGGGCATCCCCACAATCGTTGAGGTCGGCGCTGCTTCGGTGGCGCCATTATCCTGAGCGTCATTGCTTCCCGGCGTGGCCTGTGAGTCCGTCGGAGGCGCGAAGTTAGGCTTTGGAATCGCCAGCTTCTTATATCCGCCCGAGCTGGTCTCGTCGTCGCTCGTGTTCTCGTCCTGGTCTTCTTGCGCGGGGACGAGGGCGGCCTCTTTGGCCTCCGTAACCGAGCTCTCTGGGGCTTCTTCGACGGGCTCAGCGTCCTCGTCCTTTTGCAGCGTGCCGAAGCCCGGGACTCCAGTATGTGTCTTCATAATCGCGGCGTCGGAGGGCGCCTCCGGTTGCTCGACGGCTTCTTCTTTGGGCGCGCGAACGAGCTCCGAAATATCGATAATATTGGGGTAGGAGACCGGCATATAGTCATCAAGCGTGGTCTCGCTGGTCATCTTAATTCGCGCGGGGCTGGCTGGTTTTTGCATATTATTACGGGTCGAGTTTTGAGAGGAGGCCATTTTCGCTGCATGGGGGCGGTTGGATGTATACGCGCCGCCGGACTTCGCGGTCTGATAATAGCTGAAAATAGCAGCCTTAAAGAAAACAGCAATGACGCTGGAGGTGACAAATAAGATCACAAACGCCAGCAACCGCAGCGCGGCGAATAAGGGCGAAAGCGATGGGATAACAAAGACGAGATTTTGCGCGATCAGGACGCCATAATAGAAGACGAGCGGCCACAGAAATAACTTCGCCGCATAAAGAAACAGCCGGTAGACGGGCACGAATGCGTCGACCACAAAGCGCGCGCCTTTGGCGAGCGCGCGGCCAATGGGGAGGTCGTCGAGCATCATCGCCGCCGCGGCGACCTCGGTGCTCAGGCGTACCAATATGGCGAAGCTGCTAAATAGCGTCAGCGGCCACGCCCACAAGAATGCGCGAACCAACACCGGCGAGCCGGCGAATGCCCCGCGCGTGGTCGAAAAGAGGATGCCGTTGAGCAGCAAGACCCCCAAGAACAGCACGATGGCGCTGGTGCAGGCGACCATCAACTGCAAACCCAGCACTCGCCCGAAAGAGGCTGTACCATCCTTTAGGAGCGTGAGGCATCCGCGCAGGCTATTGGTATCGGATGCGTAAAATTCTGCTTCTTGGTGAATCGCGCGGCGAAGGGTCGCCCAGATTCCCGCGGAGGCGAAGGCGTGCAGGCATAAGCTGGTCGCCCAGGCGCCCGCGATGAGCCCCAGCGCACCGAGGACGAACGCGGGCTGCGTCAGGAAGGCGAGCACCTCGGCCACCGTCGCGCTGATGCCGGCCAGGCCGGGCATCGCGTTCTCGAGGCTCTCGCCAAGCACCAGGAGAATGGGCAGCGTCACGAAGAGGGCGATGCCGAGCCACACGGCGCCGCTGGCCACACTCGCGCCAATCTTGAGCGCAAAGAGGAGCGGCGCCTTGGTGAGAATCTGGCGAGCGTGCTGAAAATAGCCCTTCGGGTCGAACGCATCCCGACGCGCGCCGCGCGCGCTCCTGTCCCCAAATGGCAGGGAAAAGAGCGCGCGCGGGTTAAAATAACCCTGTTTTTTAGCGGGTTCATTCATCCAAAAAGATTCTCAACTCGGTAGCATCGCATCAGACTATGGAGGACCTACGACAACGCGTGAGCGCCGGCAGGTTTATTCCATATCCATACCCTCGGTGCCGCCAAGTTCAAACCCATGATCGTGCGGCAGGCTGCCGCGGGGGGCACGGAAATACATAAACGGGGTATAATGCAGGAAGTTCGACACCCGCGAGGTGTAGATATCGGCGTAGCGCTCGACCTGCCGGGTGAAGTGGCTTTTGTCGTTGCCGGCGCGCATCAGATAGCCCCAGAACTTATTGAATCGCTTGCCGTCCTGGATGGCCAGGGGGCGAATCTGGGAGTCGAGTTCGATGAGGCGCTTGCGCAACTTGCGCATGATCTCTTTGAGCTCATCCGGGTCGTGTCCGGTCGGCTTGGTATACTCCTTCTGATTGCGCTGGCGCTCCAGGCGAAGCTGGGAGTAGCGGTCCTCGAGGCGCTTTTTCTGGTCCATCAGCGCGGCGATTTCGGCCTGGCTAGCGTCGCTCTCGCGCACGGTCTCGAGTTCGCGCTCGAATTCACGAATGATCAGCGCGGTGCGCCAGCGCAGGATATTCTTGCTGACGTTGACGTCCGAGAAAAGATGGTCGCCGATATAGAGGATCTCATCGCCTGAGCAGCCAAGATACTCCTCGAGCTGCGCCGCGTTTCCGCCCAGATAGATGCGATTGTCCTTGAGCCCGCCGACCGTGGGCAGCAGGGCGCCGCTATCTTTGTCGACCACCTCGAAGACGGGGCTTTTGGTCGTGAAAAATTCGGGCTTTCGGGCCGACACCATGACGATGTCGAAGAGGTCTTCCCAGGAAGTGCCCTCGGGCAAGAATTGGTTGATGGCGTAGTCCATCATGAACTCGGTGTATTTCCACTCCGAGTTGGTGATGAGCATCAACTTTTTGCCGGCTTCGCGCTGGTCCATCAGCATCAGCGGGACGTCGGGGTCCAGCTCGACGTAGCGGTCCGGGTCGCTCATGATCTCGGCTTTGAGCACGCCCTCAATATGCGCGGCGTCCAGGGTGTGTTGGATGCGCTGGAAGAGCTCGTGATAGGTGAGCTGCTCGGGCAGTTTTCCGGCGTCGAGCAGATCCACCAATTGGATATACATCGTGGCGGCGGAGATCGAGAACAGCGTGTTCAAAAAGAGCCAGCGCGGCTGCGACAGGTGCACCAGGGTGCGCGTGTAGTTGGCGCGCATCTCGTGGTACTCAATCGCGCGCGTGCCGTGCATGGCGCGCTTGATATAGCCGAAGCGATTGGCCTTGACGACGTTGCCAAGCTCGTGGTCGATGATCAGACCGCGCGTGACCTGGAAGGGCTCGAAGTGCAGGTCCTGCACCGGCCAACCCGCCTGCAACAGCCCCGCCTTAATATGGGCGTAGGCGCGGGCCTCCCATTGATTCACGTTATAGTGAATCAGGGTATAATCCATGTCGTAACCAATCGCCTTGATCGAGCGCAGATTCAGCGATCGATTGCAGTAAATACCGCGTCTGGGGTCGAGGTCGTCATAGGCATTATAAATGGTGTCGACCGTGTTCGTGATAGCTTTGTTCATATATGTCTTCTTTAAAAGTGTTGAGATTCGACAGTGTCTTCGGGCCTCGCCGCGCCGGCTTCGCCTCAATGATGATACGCCCGACGCCTATTTGATCGTCGGCGGGGTGAATGATTCGACATCAAAGAAATCGCATTCCTCCATAAAGAGCGCCTCCATGCAGGGGTCATCCGAGAGCTGGGTGCCGTAATTGGCCATAAACCAGCCGACCTGATTGGTCATGAAAGTTGAGATATCAAACCCTCGGTCGGTCCTCGGAATATTGAATGTGTGCTCACCGCGGGTGTCCAAATAGGGCAGGCGTAGCGCGCTGATGCCCTGGTCGGTGTGCACGGTGGCCCGAAGCGGATATGCCGCGTCGGGGTTGGGGTCCATATTATCCGGAAGTCGCGGCGTGTAGAAGTGGCCGCCGTCCAGGTCGTCCGGGTCAAAGATGGTCCCGGGGTATTCGGGGAAACGGTTGAGCCAATAGATTCCTTCCGCCACGAAGTTCTCATTGAGGAACTGGTTCTGCGTACTCCCGTATTCCTCGACCTCATCGGCCGCGTCCAGGATGCCCGCCGAGCGCGCCAAGGACAGCGCCGAATTGATGGGCACCGTCTGGTCCCCCAGGGTGCCGACCACCAGCATATTGGCCCAGCCGCTCTGGAATTCCGGGGTCTCATAGGGGTATTTCAGCGGGTCACGATTATAATGCTTGGCGTAAATCGCCGGGTCGGCGACCTCCAAAAGCATCTGGGAGATTCCCAAAAACTTACGAAAACGCGGGGTCTGGCGCTTCAAGCCCCAGCCCGTAATCAGCGAGGCGAGCGGGGCGCCTTGCGGATAAAGAATATTCTGAAAGATAAGATTTTCGGGGAAAGTATCAATGCTTTGTTTCATTTTTCCATCGCTGCCATAAACCTCGATAATGAGCGGGTCGCCCAAGTCGGTCGGCGTCTGGGCGGTGTGGGCGGCGAGCTCGTCGGCCATCTCGGGGGCGACCGAGGCCGGGTCGAATTGCTCAATGCACTCATGAAGGGGCCGGCATGTGACGTCCGCAGCGCAATACTCCCAGCCCTCGCAGGTGACCGTGTCACAGCGGGTCCCGCCTTTGCATTGCATCAGGTCGCTTTGAACGTCGACGCTCGCGTCGAAGCCCAGAATCGCCCGGCGCGCCGATGCGCTCTTGGCGTCCGCGGCGATGCCCACGCGGAACCTGCCGCCGCGCACCAGCACCGCCGCCTGGCGCTCCTCCTCGGGGATAAACCCGCGGGACTCACGCTTGGGGTTGCGAAGAACGACGCGGTCGCCATTCTCAATGCCCTCCAGCGTGCCAAAGCGTACCGAGACGTCGCGGATGCCGCTGGGAAGTTGCCATTCCAGGGTCATCGGCCCGGTGATTTCGCCGTCCTCATTGGTCGGGGCGGTCCCGGTTAAGAGGGGGCCAAACATCGACAAAAACACGCCCACCCGCACATTTCGAATGCTGGTGCGCGCCGCGATATCGCCCAGACCGCCGCCGCCCGCGTTGGTCGCGGCCGCGCGAATGGTCGGCTCAATCCCCGAGATCACGCCGGTTTGAAGCCCGCCCAAAGAGGTTCCGAACGCAAGATAGGGCTGCTCTCCGCCGAAATCGACCACGCCGTCGCCGTCGAAGTCACCCCGAATCTCGCCCTTGCCATCGCCGGTCTGGTCCCAGCCCCCGACGATATCGATCTTGTCGGCAATCCAGGGGTCCTCGGTGTCAATATCTGCGCTCCAGCGTGTTTTTCCGTCAAAGCTGCGCAAGATGCGAATCAGCTGCATCTGGTCGACCGCGGTCTGCCGAATCATGTCGCGGGCGTGCAGAATTTCGGAGGTAAAGAAGTCCTCGCCGGTCTGAACCTCGCCGTTGTTGACGAGGTCGCGCGCCCGGTCATGGCGCAGCATCGCCCCGAAGCCGGGCAGCCCCAGACGTGAGGAGACGGTCTCCAGAATATCGTTGATATCCGGCGGGATATTGATCCCGTGCCCGGCCGCGTCGATGGCGCAGGAGGCCAGGCCGAATTTGGCGAATTGCCCGGCGAAGGCGATCATCTCAAGACGCGTCGAGCCGATCGCGTGGCTATAGAGCACCACGGGATACGGCTGGGTGCGCCCCGGACGACTCGCCGGCACCGCGCAATGAAAGCTCACCTCGCCGGGGCGCACGCGCGCGCGACCGGTCTCGGTGTCGACATCGAAGACTTCGTCCTCATCCTGCGGGTTCGTGCTCTTAATCGTGGCGTCCGCGCCGGGCTTTGCCAGACCGTCGCTATCGCCCAAGAAATAAGGCGAAATAAAGCTGCCGGAGACCATATAATCGATCTCGCCGATGGCGTCTTCGAGCAGGGAGAGGTTGCCCCCTGAGCCCAGCGCCTGGGAGGCGGCCGGGGCGATGAGCGGAATGATATTTTCCAGGCTAAACGTGAGCGGCTCGGCGCGGCCGGGCTCGCCCGGGTTATGCAATAATTTGAATTCAGCCGGGTACTCTTCGGCCAGCCAGGCGAGGCTCCCGTGGCCGTAAAGACCGGCGCGGATTGTCTCCAGCGTATGAGTCGGCGCGCCCGTGGTGAAGGTCCATGCAAATCGAACCGAGTCGAGGGATTCGGAGAAACGCTGCGGGAATTTCGCCGGGAGGATCTCTTTTAGCGGGTTCAAATCCTCGGTCTGGCGCAGGTGGTTGATGGACTTAAACGGGCTCTGCACCGGGGCATCGTCCTCGCCTACCAACGCATCGGTGAGCACCACGGCGTAGGTCGTCTTCTCGTCGAGGGGCTCGAGGGTGCGCAGCACCAGGGTGTTGGTCTCGCGCTCATAAAAGTCGAGCATTTCGCCAACATCATAGAGGTCACCGCCCACGGTTCGGGTGTTTGGCCGGTCCCACACGCCGTCGTCGTCGGTGTCCTCAATGGGGTCCAGGACACCATTGCCGTTGAGGTCGACCTCTTCGTAAGTCTCAAAGAGCAGGTTTGTGCCGAGGCGGCGCGGGTCATTGGCGAAATACCCATCCGGGCGGTCAAGCGTCAGCGGGAAGCTGCCGGCGCCCATATCGATCAGCGCGAACTCGCCAAAATTTGGGCTCTTCGGGTCGACGTTGACAATATAGACCGCGTCGTCGGCCAGGTCCGGCACGCTTCCCTGGTGGCGAGCGATGATATTCTCGATATCCAGCGGGGCGTCGAAGGCGACGGTGATCGGGGTGAAGACCCCAAACCCACTCATCCGATTGACATAATCGCGCACCTTCGCCTCGGCGTCGCTCGCCCCCTGCAACGAGACGTTGATGCGCTTGCCGGTCGGGCTGCTCGGGTCAACGCGCGTGGCGAGGTCGTTCGGGAAGGGGATGTCCGGGAAGGGCCAGGTGTCCAGGTCAAAGACAACCGTCGGTCCCGCTGATTCCTGCGCTGAGCTCAGGCCTTGGGGCGGGTTATTGTCGTCGAAACACCCCGCGCTCACCAGGGCGAGGCTCAGGGACGCGACAAAACTAGCGGTGCAGAGCGGGCGCATAAATTTGGACGGTGTGAGCACAGAAAACTCCGACAAACCTGATATGAACAGATATGAATATATTGGAATATCAGCAAAGCACGCGGATATAGACCTGAGTGTACGTCGCATTGGCGCAAGAGGTAAAGAGTCGAGAATTTGCCGCCGGAGTGGGCAAACTCAATCTGAGCGGCAATCAAAAAACCGGCCCCGAGCCCCTCAAAAGAAGAGGGGCTCGGGGCCGGCTTAGGATGCTGCGACAACACTCAATTCAGGGACCGCTTAGTTCCCGAATTGCTCGTCATAGTCGGCCATCGAGGCGTTGATAACCTCGAAGGCGCGCTCGCGACCGTAGATATTGTCGATGATACAGTTGGTGGTCTCCGTATCGGTCGGCGAGGTCTTATAGGTGGTGAAATAGTGGCGAAGACGCTCGACGATGACGGTCGGCAGGTCGTCGATATCCTGGACATGCTCGTAGAACGAGTCGTTGTCGAGCACGCCGATGATTTTGTCGTCGGCTTCGCCGTCGTCGATCATGCGGAAGCCGCCGACCACGCGCGCGTTGAGCAGGACCTCGGCGCGACTGATCGGGCGCTCGCTGAGCACGCAGATGTCGAGCGGGTCACGGTCTGCTTCGTCGGCGACGTCGGCCGACAATTCCAGCACGCGCGGTCCACAATAGGTGCGCGGGATGAAGCCGTAGAGCGCCGGGGGCTGCGAGGAATAGC encodes:
- a CDS encoding HAD-IG family 5'-nucleotidase, producing the protein MNKAITNTVDTIYNAYDDLDPRRGIYCNRSLNLRSIKAIGYDMDYTLIHYNVNQWEARAYAHIKAGLLQAGWPVQDLHFEPFQVTRGLIIDHELGNVVKANRFGYIKRAMHGTRAIEYHEMRANYTRTLVHLSQPRWLFLNTLFSISAATMYIQLVDLLDAGKLPEQLTYHELFQRIQHTLDAAHIEGVLKAEIMSDPDRYVELDPDVPLMLMDQREAGKKLMLITNSEWKYTEFMMDYAINQFLPEGTSWEDLFDIVMVSARKPEFFTTKSPVFEVVDKDSGALLPTVGGLKDNRIYLGGNAAQLEEYLGCSGDEILYIGDHLFSDVNVSKNILRWRTALIIREFERELETVRESDASQAEIAALMDQKKRLEDRYSQLRLERQRNQKEYTKPTGHDPDELKEIMRKLRKRLIELDSQIRPLAIQDGKRFNKFWGYLMRAGNDKSHFTRQVERYADIYTSRVSNFLHYTPFMYFRAPRGSLPHDHGFELGGTEGMDME
- a CDS encoding inorganic pyrophosphatase, with the protein product MPFPSPFYRWRPHPWHGLSAGPDMPSVVHAYIELTPFDSVKYEIDKETGYLRVDRPQRYSSQPPALYGFIPRTYCGPRVLELSADVADEADRDPLDICVLSERPISRAEVLLNARVVGGFRMIDDGEADDKIIGVLDNDSFYEHVQDIDDLPTVIVERLRHYFTTYKTSPTDTETTNCIIDNIYGRERAFEVINASMADYDEQFGN